Proteins from one Listeria weihenstephanensis genomic window:
- a CDS encoding formyl transferase, whose product MKIMMLAGDKSSSHLVYQKINKTFPISKVVMEDGLSKKGMLKRRRKRLGLRTVVGQVLFQLFCLPFLKREAQGRIQQIIRKEDMDAAKIPASELQRVGSINDEETIAAIQLETPDLILVCGTRIISQQVLEATEAPFVNIHAGITPYYRGSHGGYWALVKKDKRNCGVTLHYIDTGIDTGSIIAQAKISVTPKDNFVTYPYLQLAKGIQLLERFLSENKMETITPKIADKDRKGEVFYHPTLFQYLKFRKQLKVK is encoded by the coding sequence ATGAAAATTATGATGCTTGCAGGCGACAAATCAAGTAGTCATCTTGTTTATCAAAAAATAAATAAAACATTTCCGATAAGCAAGGTTGTGATGGAAGACGGTTTATCTAAAAAAGGGATGCTGAAAAGACGAAGAAAGCGTTTAGGACTTCGAACGGTAGTAGGACAAGTACTATTTCAATTGTTTTGCCTGCCATTTTTAAAACGTGAGGCGCAGGGGCGGATACAGCAAATCATTCGAAAAGAAGATATGGACGCAGCAAAGATACCAGCGTCTGAACTACAGCGAGTAGGATCTATCAACGACGAAGAAACGATTGCCGCAATCCAATTGGAAACACCAGATTTAATCCTTGTTTGTGGTACGAGAATAATAAGTCAGCAGGTGTTAGAAGCCACAGAAGCCCCCTTTGTAAATATTCATGCGGGAATTACGCCTTATTATAGAGGCAGTCACGGAGGCTATTGGGCCCTAGTGAAAAAGGATAAAAGAAACTGCGGCGTGACACTACATTATATTGATACTGGAATTGATACGGGCAGCATTATCGCGCAAGCAAAGATTTCCGTGACGCCAAAAGACAACTTTGTCACCTATCCATACTTGCAGCTAGCAAAAGGAATCCAATTACTTGAGCGTTTTCTTTCAGAGAATAAAATGGAGACGATAACGCCGAAAATCGCGGATAAGGATCGAAAGGGAGAAGTTTTTTACCACCCGACCTTATTTCAGTATCTGAAATTTAGAAAACAGTTGAAAGTAAAATGA
- a CDS encoding polysaccharide deacetylase family protein — protein MKNGYFVISLDFELRWGSYTWDSEHTYDTNIFGARKAIPDMLQMFEAYQIHATWATVGALFAPSKTAIINTNEQYFDDTSVPHVSPFLKECAELGEEESEDPSHYALSLIKKIRATAHQELGLHTFSHFYCLDNKNAEETFERDTRAALAMMDAQNIQPTSFVFPRNQFNPALLDVLKKHGLDVVRGNENHSLYREREGRERKLHRALRLMDSYINISGHHTFASDTCLKDGMINIPSSRFLRPYAKKAPFLESLKLHRIKKAMRHASKHGEVFHLWFHPHNFGRDIEENIKMLQEICEYYEDLQNEFGFESVTMQELAQKVKRKEVTA, from the coding sequence GTGAAAAATGGTTATTTCGTCATATCCCTTGATTTTGAGCTACGATGGGGAAGTTATACTTGGGATTCAGAACACACATATGATACAAACATTTTTGGTGCCAGAAAAGCGATTCCAGATATGCTACAGATGTTTGAGGCATACCAAATTCATGCAACATGGGCGACTGTCGGTGCGTTATTTGCGCCGTCAAAAACAGCCATAATAAACACGAATGAGCAGTATTTTGATGATACATCAGTGCCTCACGTGTCTCCATTTTTGAAGGAATGCGCAGAGCTTGGAGAGGAAGAGTCAGAAGATCCATCACATTACGCGCTTTCCTTGATTAAAAAAATAAGGGCAACAGCACACCAAGAATTAGGGCTGCATACCTTTTCCCATTTTTATTGTTTAGATAATAAGAATGCCGAGGAAACCTTTGAACGGGATACGCGGGCAGCCTTAGCGATGATGGATGCGCAAAATATTCAGCCGACAAGCTTTGTTTTCCCGCGCAATCAATTTAATCCAGCGTTGTTAGACGTGTTAAAAAAACATGGACTGGATGTTGTTCGCGGAAATGAAAATCACAGTTTATATCGTGAACGAGAAGGACGGGAGCGTAAGTTACATCGCGCTTTGAGGCTGATGGACTCCTATATCAATATTTCAGGTCATCATACGTTTGCTTCCGATACTTGCTTGAAAGACGGCATGATTAATATTCCTTCTAGCCGCTTTTTAAGACCGTATGCAAAAAAAGCACCATTTCTGGAATCACTCAAGCTGCATCGTATTAAAAAAGCAATGCGTCACGCGAGCAAACACGGCGAAGTATTCCATCTTTGGTTCCACCCTCATAATTTTGGTAGAGATATAGAAGAAAATATCAAGATGCTGCAAGAAATATGCGAGTATTACGAAGATCTGCAGAATGAGTTTGGTTTTGAAAGTGTAACGATGCAAGAGCTAGCACAAAAAGTGAAAAGAAAGGAAGTCACCGCATGA
- a CDS encoding CpsD/CapB family tyrosine-protein kinase, translating to MPFKLRSKKKQNISIMQKKSNSISSEQLRTIRTSIQFASTEKLRTMVITSPEQGAGKSFISMNLAISFAEQGNKVLLIDADLRRPTVHTTLRLKNDMGLSNYLAGQGKLEECLQEIIMHENLFVITSGVIPPNPAELLSSNKMMEFVQIISNMFDIVIFDAPPVLPVVDPLIIGNMVDGLILVLRSEHTDQHDAVQTLDKIKQSKIKMIGAVLNGRKNRGESYQTGYYTRNQK from the coding sequence ATGCCATTTAAACTAAGATCCAAAAAAAAGCAAAATATCTCGATTATGCAAAAAAAATCCAACTCTATCTCATCGGAACAATTGCGTACCATACGAACGAGCATCCAATTTGCCTCTACCGAAAAACTACGCACGATGGTGATTACCTCACCGGAACAAGGCGCGGGCAAGTCTTTTATCTCAATGAATTTAGCCATTTCATTTGCGGAACAAGGAAATAAAGTATTGCTAATTGACGCTGATTTAAGAAGACCGACTGTGCATACGACGTTACGACTAAAAAATGACATGGGACTCAGTAACTATTTAGCTGGACAGGGCAAGTTAGAAGAATGTCTCCAAGAAATCATCATGCATGAAAACTTATTCGTGATAACCAGTGGTGTTATTCCACCAAATCCCGCGGAACTGCTATCTTCTAACAAGATGATGGAATTTGTGCAGATCATTTCCAATATGTTTGATATCGTTATTTTTGATGCCCCGCCAGTTCTGCCAGTTGTCGATCCACTCATCATCGGAAATATGGTAGACGGTCTTATCTTAGTTTTACGGAGTGAACACACGGATCAGCACGATGCCGTTCAAACCCTAGACAAGATTAAACAATCTAAAATTAAAATGATAGGCGCAGTGCTAAACGGTAGGAAAAATCGTGGTGAAAGTTACCAAACGGGATACTACACAAGAAATCAAAAGTAA
- a CDS encoding YveK family protein, whose translation MDIQLIFQTIKRNSRLIISLAFIGILLAGALTFFVIPKGYSATTQILVTQAKESDNAQSSEVQANIQMVNTYSVILKSKQLLKEVAKVYPQYTSNDIEKMMMVTSDSNSQVINLKVKNENPRVAVNIANTVTNKFVDYTSDRIKSNNVSILSKAYMEDSQKPSSPNHKMHLAIGLLAALFLSFIIIVLKEVFDNTIKTQDEIEQLLKLPILGTVNQIEKGNK comes from the coding sequence ATGGATATCCAACTTATTTTCCAAACGATAAAAAGAAATAGCCGACTTATCATCAGTTTAGCGTTCATCGGAATTCTACTAGCAGGTGCTTTGACTTTCTTCGTCATTCCAAAAGGCTACAGTGCTACGACACAAATTTTAGTGACACAGGCAAAAGAAAGCGACAATGCACAAAGCTCCGAGGTGCAGGCGAATATTCAGATGGTAAACACCTATTCTGTCATTTTAAAAAGCAAGCAGCTCCTGAAAGAAGTGGCGAAGGTCTATCCACAGTATACGTCTAATGACATTGAAAAAATGATGATGGTCACGAGTGATTCCAACTCCCAAGTCATTAATCTTAAAGTGAAGAATGAGAATCCACGTGTTGCGGTGAACATTGCGAATACGGTGACAAATAAGTTTGTTGATTATACAAGCGATCGTATTAAATCCAATAATGTCTCTATCCTATCCAAAGCCTACATGGAGGACAGTCAAAAGCCATCTAGTCCCAATCACAAAATGCACCTTGCGATCGGACTTCTGGCTGCCTTATTTCTAAGCTTTATCATTATTGTGCTCAAAGAAGTGTTCGACAACACGATTAAGACACAAGATGAAATTGAACAACTGCTAAAACTACCGATTTTAGGAACGGTTAATCAAATAGAGAAGGGAAATAAATAA
- a CDS encoding MATE family efflux transporter, producing MENQAMLRALRNIAKNAYGITIIKKGIVIITGLLAMILLTRFLGPELKGEYSYLFNLVTIGMTILNLGISLVYPEYKRKGRDYRNVFITLSLIQFAMYIALSLLFFFLSGMGNYGFVAILISVSILNLQLSQLNLVEDIRSHSVITIIGAVSNLLFTVILFYFFDSNVSLVLLVFLIKNVILIICTLKVLMKNFHFNGSKKAFQTILVAGMLPMLTTFLISINYRIDIVLLGWMNVSFYDIGLYSTGVQLAEYAWMIPDIFKEVMLHKNARRDDINALLFSLRMATTSVLFFGLLMIVGGKWLIEFMFGASFIGAYSITVLMFLAVPAMVYTKIIGTLFIANGKWRFYFVTLLITVLLNVALNFALVPFFGTIGSALASIVSYSISGGVFLIWLVRNTEAKWYDAILIKKQDVAQIRQIIKR from the coding sequence TTGGAAAACCAGGCGATGCTTAGAGCTCTGCGAAATATCGCCAAAAACGCATATGGCATCACGATCATCAAAAAAGGCATTGTCATTATCACGGGCTTGCTAGCGATGATTCTCCTAACCCGATTTCTAGGACCAGAGCTAAAAGGAGAATATAGTTATCTTTTTAACTTGGTGACCATTGGAATGACGATACTCAATCTCGGTATCTCACTCGTCTATCCAGAATATAAGCGAAAAGGGCGAGATTATCGAAATGTGTTTATCACGTTATCCCTAATCCAATTTGCGATGTATATTGCGCTGTCACTCCTGTTTTTCTTCCTATCAGGTATGGGAAACTACGGTTTTGTCGCGATCCTCATTTCTGTCAGTATCCTAAATCTACAACTGTCCCAACTGAATTTGGTAGAAGATATTCGTTCTCACAGCGTCATTACGATTATCGGTGCCGTGTCCAACCTACTTTTCACGGTGATTCTATTTTACTTTTTCGATAGTAACGTGAGCTTGGTCTTGCTAGTTTTTCTAATCAAAAATGTGATTTTAATTATCTGCACGCTCAAAGTCCTCATGAAAAACTTCCATTTCAACGGTTCGAAAAAAGCATTTCAAACCATCTTGGTAGCGGGTATGCTGCCTATGCTGACGACATTTCTCATTTCGATCAACTACCGCATCGATATCGTATTACTCGGCTGGATGAATGTTTCCTTCTACGATATCGGGCTCTACAGTACTGGCGTGCAACTGGCCGAATACGCGTGGATGATTCCAGATATCTTTAAAGAAGTCATGCTGCATAAAAATGCAAGGCGCGACGATATCAATGCTTTACTTTTCTCGCTTCGAATGGCGACCACTTCGGTCCTATTTTTCGGACTGCTGATGATCGTAGGCGGGAAATGGCTCATTGAATTCATGTTTGGTGCTAGTTTCATCGGTGCCTACAGTATCACCGTCCTGATGTTTTTAGCAGTCCCCGCGATGGTATACACGAAAATTATCGGGACGTTATTTATTGCTAACGGGAAATGGCGTTTCTACTTTGTGACGCTACTTATCACGGTTTTACTCAACGTTGCACTCAATTTTGCGCTTGTACCTTTCTTTGGAACGATTGGTTCCGCGCTTGCATCGATTGTTTCCTACAGCATTTCCGGCGGAGTTTTCCTCATCTGGCTAGTCCGAAATACCGAAGCGAAATGGTACGATGCAATACTCATCAAAAAACAAGATGTCGCGCAAATACGGCAAATTATAAAGAGATAA
- a CDS encoding acyltransferase, producing the protein MNKKLDQAGRFLRYSVPIHLINLITAILPNCTPTVAIRGFLMRPFFKKCGKGFRIASGVIINNPERIEIGDNVYIAHNNWINGVGGLKIDANVRIGPMSVIVTSQHAFENGKMTSGYIPAPVRIHAGCWIASKAVITDGVEIGPDSLVAAGAVVTKSFPAQSKIGGVPAKLIGKPGDA; encoded by the coding sequence ATGAATAAAAAATTAGATCAAGCGGGGCGTTTTCTTCGCTATTCCGTACCAATTCACTTGATTAATCTGATCACGGCGATCTTGCCGAATTGCACACCAACTGTCGCAATTCGTGGTTTTCTGATGCGCCCTTTCTTCAAAAAATGTGGTAAAGGATTTCGAATCGCAAGTGGTGTCATCATCAATAATCCCGAACGCATTGAAATCGGTGATAATGTCTATATTGCACATAATAACTGGATCAACGGCGTCGGCGGCTTGAAAATTGATGCGAACGTTCGAATCGGTCCGATGAGTGTGATTGTAACATCGCAACACGCCTTTGAAAATGGCAAGATGACGAGCGGTTATATCCCAGCTCCCGTCCGGATTCACGCTGGTTGTTGGATCGCCAGTAAAGCGGTCATTACAGACGGCGTCGAAATTGGTCCAGATTCGCTTGTCGCAGCGGGTGCGGTCGTTACGAAATCATTCCCAGCACAGAGCAAAATAGGCGGCGTACCAGCGAAGCTCATTGGAAAACCAGGCGATGCTTAG
- a CDS encoding DegT/DnrJ/EryC1/StrS family aminotransferase, whose amino-acid sequence MKRIPLAIPHMSGKEMAYIEQAFAENWIAPVGPNVDLFEEKVRRYTGAEFATATSSGTAAIHLALRMLEVGHGDTVFCPSFTFAASANPIHYQGAKAVFIDSELETWNMSPIALERALLDAQQQGQLPKAIIVVHIYGQPAKMTEIMALAKSYGVPVIEDAAESLGSLHHGVQTGTIGDIGIYSFNGNKIITTSGGGMLVSAKEEWTKEAKFLSEQAKEPAPYYQHEKIGYNYRLSNIAAGIGCGQMEVLQERIDQKRLIFERYLEGFATYNETFSNFPRITYQQESEGTFSNRWLSTIQVRGIHPLQLKEALDANGIEGRLLWKPLHLQPVFQKNRFFAEDVRAKISNAQRLFESGFCLPSATQMTLSEQHYVIQTVAKFLIQAGESV is encoded by the coding sequence ATGAAGAGAATTCCACTAGCCATTCCTCATATGAGTGGGAAAGAAATGGCGTATATAGAGCAAGCATTTGCGGAAAATTGGATTGCCCCAGTCGGTCCTAATGTGGATTTATTTGAAGAAAAGGTGCGCAGGTACACAGGAGCAGAATTTGCGACAGCTACGAGTTCAGGAACGGCGGCGATTCATCTGGCGTTACGGATGCTCGAAGTAGGGCATGGTGATACCGTTTTTTGTCCAAGTTTCACATTTGCCGCATCCGCGAATCCGATTCATTATCAAGGTGCCAAAGCGGTGTTCATCGATTCCGAACTAGAGACGTGGAATATGTCTCCAATAGCTTTGGAACGGGCTTTACTAGATGCCCAGCAACAAGGTCAGTTACCCAAAGCCATCATCGTTGTGCATATTTACGGACAACCTGCGAAAATGACGGAAATAATGGCGCTGGCAAAATCATACGGAGTTCCAGTGATTGAAGATGCCGCAGAGTCATTAGGATCGCTACATCATGGCGTGCAAACAGGAACAATCGGCGATATTGGCATCTATTCTTTCAATGGGAATAAAATTATTACAACTTCCGGTGGCGGCATGCTAGTCTCGGCAAAAGAAGAATGGACGAAAGAAGCCAAATTCTTATCTGAACAAGCCAAAGAGCCAGCACCTTATTACCAACACGAAAAAATCGGCTATAACTACAGGTTGAGCAACATTGCTGCAGGGATCGGTTGTGGTCAAATGGAAGTCTTACAAGAACGGATCGATCAAAAACGGCTCATTTTCGAACGATATTTGGAGGGCTTTGCCACATATAACGAAACGTTCAGTAATTTCCCACGAATCACATACCAACAAGAAAGCGAAGGTACTTTTTCAAATCGCTGGTTGTCTACGATTCAAGTTCGAGGAATCCACCCACTTCAGTTGAAGGAAGCCCTAGACGCGAATGGAATTGAAGGTCGTCTATTATGGAAACCGCTCCACTTGCAACCAGTTTTTCAAAAGAATCGTTTTTTCGCAGAAGACGTAAGGGCCAAGATAAGCAATGCCCAGCGTCTGTTTGAAAGTGGCTTTTGTTTACCATCCGCGACGCAAATGACTTTGAGTGAGCAGCATTATGTTATTCAAACCGTTGCTAAATTCTTAATTCAAGCAGGTGAATCTGTGTGA
- a CDS encoding sugar transferase — translation MYGHIKQVLDVLGASICLLIFSMPLLLISLALFATQRHVLYKQQRVGKADHVFWIYKFQTMTDARDEQGVLLPDEQRITKLGNFLRKTSLDELPQCWNILKGDMSFIGPRPLLVEYLALYSEEERRRHLVKPGMTGLAQMNGRNAISWQEKFVWDIRYVERLSIQQDIHILIRTIKKVLFVEDIARDGYATTPPFEGSKK, via the coding sequence ATGTATGGACACATAAAGCAAGTTCTTGATGTTCTAGGGGCTTCTATCTGTCTTCTAATTTTTTCAATGCCACTCTTATTGATCAGTCTAGCGTTGTTCGCGACACAAAGGCATGTTTTATATAAGCAACAACGCGTTGGAAAAGCAGATCACGTTTTTTGGATCTACAAATTTCAAACGATGACTGACGCGCGGGATGAACAAGGCGTACTTTTGCCAGACGAGCAGCGGATTACAAAACTAGGGAACTTTTTGCGGAAGACAAGTCTAGATGAGTTACCGCAATGTTGGAACATTTTAAAAGGGGATATGAGTTTTATTGGGCCGCGACCGTTACTTGTGGAATATTTGGCACTCTATTCGGAAGAGGAGAGAAGACGGCATCTTGTGAAACCTGGGATGACGGGACTGGCGCAAATGAACGGACGCAATGCGATTAGTTGGCAGGAGAAATTCGTCTGGGATATCCGCTATGTGGAACGGCTGTCGATCCAACAAGACATCCACATTCTGATACGCACGATAAAAAAAGTGCTGTTCGTCGAGGATATCGCACGAGATGGTTACGCGACAACGCCACCATTTGAAGGTAGTAAAAAGTAA
- a CDS encoding glycosyltransferase family 4 protein, translating into MTKLLIAVTADISVRLLNGQLDYLAQQGFDVHLVVSKGKSSEALERDGRITVHYVEMAREISVWKDMKALIQMIRVFRKVRPDISNVGTPKAALLGSIAAFLTRTKTRIYTLRGLRMETATGKLRTLLWLIEQLIIGLSTRVIAISPSLITTCKALQIQGTSKMQVLGKGSSNGIHLADFTVKRQETVRYVFDKSQFVIGFTGRITKDKGIEELIAAFLAAEDMNLLLVGDFDDQHGLKKETVDVIRSHPNIHVTGFIPNPAPYYNMMDVFVIPSYREGFSNVCLEAAAAGLAVIGTDVTGIRDAMVDQETGILIPARSSLAIQAAITTLKNDETLRERYAFNGKKRVILEFQSEQMWERMKNVYLKGGEANVWTHKASS; encoded by the coding sequence ATGACGAAGCTACTCATTGCAGTGACGGCAGATATCAGCGTAAGGCTTTTGAACGGACAGTTAGATTACTTGGCACAGCAAGGTTTTGATGTCCATTTGGTCGTCTCAAAAGGGAAAAGTTCGGAGGCGCTCGAGCGAGATGGACGGATTACAGTACATTATGTGGAAATGGCGCGGGAAATATCGGTTTGGAAAGACATGAAAGCATTGATACAAATGATTCGTGTTTTCCGAAAAGTACGCCCAGATATTTCTAATGTAGGAACGCCAAAAGCAGCCTTGTTGGGTAGTATCGCGGCATTCCTGACACGAACGAAAACGCGAATTTATACGTTACGCGGATTGCGAATGGAAACGGCGACAGGCAAACTTCGAACATTATTGTGGCTGATAGAACAGCTGATCATTGGTTTGTCTACGAGAGTGATCGCGATTAGTCCGAGTTTGATTACGACGTGTAAAGCATTGCAGATTCAAGGAACTTCCAAGATGCAAGTTTTAGGAAAAGGGAGCAGTAATGGGATTCATTTGGCAGACTTTACAGTGAAGCGGCAAGAAACCGTTCGCTATGTTTTCGATAAATCGCAATTTGTGATTGGGTTTACAGGCCGAATTACGAAAGACAAGGGAATTGAGGAGTTAATTGCAGCTTTTCTCGCCGCAGAAGACATGAATTTATTATTAGTAGGCGATTTCGACGATCAACATGGCTTGAAAAAAGAGACAGTGGATGTGATTCGAAGCCATCCGAATATTCATGTCACAGGCTTTATTCCAAATCCTGCGCCATATTACAACATGATGGATGTCTTTGTGATTCCGTCTTACCGCGAAGGTTTTTCGAACGTTTGTTTAGAGGCAGCGGCGGCCGGACTTGCGGTGATTGGCACGGATGTGACGGGGATTAGAGATGCGATGGTGGATCAAGAAACCGGCATACTCATTCCAGCGCGATCCAGCTTGGCGATTCAAGCAGCGATTACTACGCTTAAAAACGATGAAACTTTGCGAGAACGTTATGCTTTTAACGGCAAAAAACGCGTCATTTTGGAGTTCCAATCTGAGCAGATGTGGGAGCGAATGAAAAACGTGTATCTAAAAGGGGGAGAAGCGAATGTATGGACACATAAAGCAAGTTCTTGA
- a CDS encoding nucleotide sugar dehydrogenase, whose translation MNELKLGVLGLGYVGLPVAVAFGKEMPVVGVDINETRIAALQNKIDDTGEVTPEDLFVTDIAFTSQAERLGGCNFIIVAVPTPINESNQPDMRILHKASQMIGENMAKGTIVVFESTVYPGATEDECVPIMEHYSGLVCGKDFFVGYSPERINPGDKIHTFTTVQKVVAGQTEEITDIIADVYASVVTAGVYKASSIRVAEAAKVIENTQRDLNIALMNELSRIFHALDIDTHEVLQAAGTKWNFLKFEPGLVGGHCIGVDPYYLAHKAESVGYHPEVILAGRRVNDSMASFVGQEIVKELLQQKKNICELKVSVLGLTFKENVPDIRNSKVIDLIGELKEFGMQVQAYDPLANEQEVAKEYGLEMASYPELEASDVVILAVPHETFVAENGKLVRDILKDESSMLVDLKKALEKSRSYSWNL comes from the coding sequence ATGAATGAATTAAAACTTGGTGTTTTAGGTCTTGGATATGTAGGTCTTCCCGTAGCAGTAGCATTTGGTAAAGAAATGCCAGTCGTTGGTGTGGATATTAATGAAACGCGAATTGCAGCACTTCAAAATAAAATCGATGACACGGGAGAAGTGACTCCAGAAGATTTATTTGTGACTGATATTGCGTTCACGAGTCAAGCGGAACGTTTAGGTGGTTGTAATTTTATCATCGTAGCTGTGCCAACGCCAATCAACGAGAGTAATCAACCAGACATGAGGATTCTGCATAAAGCGTCGCAAATGATTGGGGAAAACATGGCAAAAGGAACGATTGTGGTATTTGAATCGACGGTATATCCAGGTGCGACCGAAGATGAATGTGTTCCGATTATGGAGCATTACTCTGGACTTGTATGTGGCAAGGACTTCTTTGTAGGCTATTCTCCAGAACGGATTAATCCAGGCGATAAGATCCACACGTTTACGACGGTTCAAAAAGTTGTAGCGGGGCAAACGGAGGAAATTACAGATATTATTGCGGATGTGTACGCTTCGGTCGTGACGGCAGGCGTGTATAAAGCCTCATCGATTCGTGTCGCAGAAGCCGCGAAAGTCATCGAAAATACGCAACGAGATTTAAATATTGCGTTGATGAATGAACTGTCTCGTATTTTCCACGCGCTGGATATTGATACACACGAAGTTCTTCAAGCAGCGGGAACAAAATGGAACTTCTTGAAATTCGAACCAGGTTTGGTCGGCGGACATTGTATCGGTGTTGATCCTTACTACTTGGCGCACAAAGCGGAATCGGTTGGTTACCATCCAGAAGTTATTTTGGCCGGACGCCGTGTAAACGATAGTATGGCAAGTTTTGTCGGACAAGAAATCGTGAAAGAGCTGCTACAACAAAAGAAAAATATTTGTGAGTTAAAAGTGAGCGTGCTTGGTTTGACTTTTAAAGAAAATGTGCCAGATATTCGGAATTCGAAAGTCATTGATTTGATTGGAGAACTAAAAGAATTTGGAATGCAGGTACAGGCTTACGATCCATTGGCGAATGAGCAGGAAGTTGCCAAAGAATACGGATTGGAAATGGCGAGTTATCCAGAATTAGAAGCATCGGATGTCGTGATTTTGGCAGTACCGCATGAAACCTTTGTCGCAGAAAATGGCAAGCTGGTACGCGATATTTTGAAAGACGAATCCAGTATGTTAGTGGATTTAAAGAAAGCGCTGGAAAAATCGCGTTCATATAGCTGGAACTTGTGA
- a CDS encoding glycosyltransferase, translated as MNWLFAYDHKFYTDGDNVLSKTAFPYETWQRYLTHSDTLTVACRLYPLTEDVQGYSVSSGERVSFTAIPNPSGYGYFIPRNPAIQAMRKAVRQADAVIARLPSQIGFLAVKVAKELGKPYAVEVVGDPSETYRLHGSFKAKLYAPLAKRTMQQTVAEAPFALYITKKELQRLYPTKGIETSCSNTELPDASRAVLLMERKNRDLNKKIVFGMMGSLDSQYKGLDVAIRALARIKNELPAFEFRILGSGASSKWTRMVVENGLEDMVDFCGTKPAHEVYDWLSDVDIYLQPSRTEGQGRSVIEAMAMGCPVITSKVGGMKELADPAMQFESENDAELAAIIKRLSENHALYCEQIERNYIKSLQFSKQVLTVKREQHYQKFMNWIEGQNK; from the coding sequence GTGAACTGGTTATTCGCATATGATCATAAATTTTATACAGATGGGGATAATGTGTTGTCGAAAACAGCTTTTCCCTACGAGACGTGGCAACGGTATTTAACGCATAGTGATACGTTGACGGTGGCTTGTCGTTTGTATCCACTTACGGAAGATGTGCAGGGATATAGTGTTTCTAGTGGTGAGCGGGTGTCGTTTACAGCGATTCCTAATCCGAGTGGTTACGGCTACTTTATACCTCGCAATCCCGCGATTCAAGCGATGCGAAAAGCAGTACGTCAAGCAGATGCCGTTATTGCACGTTTGCCTTCTCAAATTGGTTTTCTAGCCGTCAAAGTGGCGAAAGAATTAGGCAAACCGTATGCCGTCGAAGTAGTGGGCGATCCGAGTGAGACTTACCGTTTACATGGGAGTTTTAAGGCGAAGTTATACGCGCCATTAGCGAAAAGAACGATGCAACAAACCGTGGCAGAAGCACCATTTGCCTTATACATTACGAAGAAAGAACTGCAAAGATTGTACCCGACAAAAGGCATTGAGACAAGTTGTTCCAACACAGAATTACCAGATGCTTCAAGGGCAGTATTATTGATGGAAAGAAAAAATAGAGATCTAAATAAAAAAATTGTATTTGGAATGATGGGATCTCTTGATTCACAGTACAAGGGACTAGATGTTGCTATTCGGGCGTTAGCGCGTATCAAGAATGAGCTTCCGGCATTTGAATTTCGGATTCTTGGAAGTGGTGCTAGCAGTAAATGGACGCGGATGGTAGTAGAGAATGGTCTGGAAGATATGGTTGATTTCTGCGGAACGAAGCCAGCGCATGAGGTGTACGATTGGCTCTCCGATGTAGATATTTATCTCCAACCGAGCCGCACCGAAGGACAAGGACGTTCTGTGATTGAAGCGATGGCGATGGGATGCCCCGTTATTACCTCCAAGGTGGGCGGTATGAAAGAACTGGCTGATCCAGCGATGCAATTTGAAAGTGAAAATGACGCGGAATTAGCCGCAATAATAAAAAGGTTATCTGAAAATCATGCGCTGTATTGTGAACAAATTGAGCGCAATTATATAAAATCACTACAATTTTCCAAACAAGTATTAACGGTAAAACGTGAACAACATTACCAAAAATTTATGAATTGGATCGAGGGACAAAATAAATGA